The following proteins are co-located in the Calliphora vicina chromosome 2, idCalVici1.1, whole genome shotgun sequence genome:
- the LOC135951841 gene encoding short stature homeobox protein-like, which yields MLNRQSPPISTPLEPCRIAPYVNLATIRSVGGNAGGNNTGFKHAHLTAGENAENKCEVISSSLPLLRQVSGKTTMSAFDPAILSAAAHKYAAVMGNMNTASNIFTITQYPINLAAIAAAQSKNSSIADLRMKAKRHAESLGLDANDVD from the exons ATGTTGAATCGACAAAGTCCGCCCATTTCCACACCATTAGAACCGTGTCGAATTGCCCCATATGTAAACCTGGCAACAATACGAAGTGTTGGTGGTAATGCAGGAGGGAACAACACTGGCTTCAAACATGCTCATCTAACTGCAGGTGAAAATGCCGAAAATAAATGTGAAGTGATTTCGTCAAGTCTGCCTTTGCTTCGACAAGTCTCTGGCAAAACTACAATGTCAGCCTTTGATCCAGCTATTCTATCTGCAGCAGCTCACAAG TATGCAGCGGTTATGGGAAATATGAATACGGCATCAAACATATTTACAATTACACAATATCCTATCAATCTTGCTGCTATCGCTGCTGCCCAAAGTAAAAACTCTAGTATTGCTGATTTGCGCATGAAAGCAAAACGACATGCCGAATCTCTTGGACTAGATGCAAATGATGTAGATTAA